The following coding sequences lie in one Thalassoglobus polymorphus genomic window:
- a CDS encoding DUF1559 domain-containing protein: MSDSSHEKDSSQGQQSLNCLKARQTKSGFTLIELLVVIAIIAILVALLLPAVQQAREAARRSQCKNNLKQLGVALHNYHDTFGTLPPGYITRGVSSTAAASVEVGPNFAWGVMILPQLEQSPLYNSLDLNLDSTQASNLATAQQSLSVFTCPSDPGAEKFTVNDGSNDYELPKANYVGVYGYGSVTMSPGQPNPAGMFYRNSSVRFRDVTDGLSQTMMVGERKAVHRFPSTTSDVLADSTWYAAIPGVMRPAGMMMMADEGPASLVLGHVGQSMAMGGGMGGGGMGGGMVMHHTPNTTNHIVNFSSSHVGGIQFLMADGSVHFLSENIDYNTFRWLGQKSDGEVIGEF; encoded by the coding sequence ATGAGCGATTCATCACATGAAAAGGATTCTTCGCAGGGGCAGCAATCACTCAATTGTTTGAAGGCCCGTCAAACGAAATCTGGCTTTACTCTGATTGAGCTACTTGTTGTCATCGCGATCATTGCAATTCTGGTCGCGTTATTATTGCCAGCAGTTCAGCAGGCACGCGAAGCGGCGCGACGTTCACAGTGTAAAAACAATTTGAAGCAACTGGGCGTTGCGCTTCACAACTATCACGATACATTCGGTACGCTTCCACCTGGGTACATCACTCGTGGTGTCAGCTCGACTGCGGCTGCCTCGGTAGAAGTCGGGCCGAACTTTGCCTGGGGAGTCATGATTCTTCCTCAGTTGGAGCAGTCCCCTTTGTACAACAGTCTCGACCTGAATCTGGATTCGACTCAGGCGAGCAACCTTGCAACCGCTCAGCAGTCTCTCTCAGTTTTTACGTGCCCATCAGATCCAGGCGCTGAGAAATTCACTGTGAATGATGGTTCGAATGACTATGAGCTTCCGAAAGCGAATTACGTCGGTGTTTATGGATACGGGAGTGTCACGATGTCGCCGGGCCAACCGAATCCAGCTGGAATGTTCTATCGGAACAGCAGCGTTCGCTTTCGCGATGTGACCGATGGGCTCTCGCAGACCATGATGGTGGGCGAGAGAAAAGCTGTTCATCGTTTTCCATCTACAACTTCAGATGTTCTGGCAGATTCCACCTGGTACGCAGCCATCCCCGGTGTGATGCGTCCTGCAGGAATGATGATGATGGCAGACGAAGGGCCAGCGTCCCTCGTGCTTGGACATGTCGGCCAATCGATGGCAATGGGAGGAGGCATGGGCGGCGGCGGAATGGGAGGTGGAATGGTTATGCACCATACGCCGAACACTACCAATCACATTGTGAACTTTTCCTCCAGCCACGTCGGCGGGATTCAGTTTCTAATGGCGGATGGGTCCGTTCACTTTTTGAGTGAAAACATCGACTACAACACATTCCGCTGGCTCGGTCAGAAAAGTGATGGGGAAGTGATCGGCGAATTCTGA
- a CDS encoding DUF1501 domain-containing protein has protein sequence MIIRIPGQPGKDLCDSHLGVTRRDVLRVGGSGALGLSLGSLLQLQSAQANTKVPVGRGKAKSIILCYLQGGPSHLDLWDPKEGVPDNVKSSFSKISTKLPGVQFTELLPKLSQVIDKTTLIRSMSYTPNGLFNHTAAIYQMMTGYTTDKVSPSGQLEPPSPKDFPNFGSNIIRLKPANEPMLPFVMLPRPLQESNVVGKGGTAGFLGKAFDPYTLYPPGDDMDKKKMDKINVADLEMRADVYGGRMQRRARLLDTINAGMPEIDRAVKDYKLNEYYDQALTLISSGRARDAFSIEQESRETRDMYGRTTFGQSCLLARRLVEAGTRVVEVVWPKVANSDNHSWDVHTGLSARMRNQSGPMLDTGLSALINDLDDRGLLEETLVVAVGEFGRSPQRGVSTSGNGNSDDGRDHWPYCYTALMAGAGIKRGYVHGQSDKTASAPLVDPVHPGELLATIYESFGIAPETIVYNHLNQPRELVKAESVSKLFA, from the coding sequence ATGATTATTCGAATCCCCGGACAACCAGGTAAAGACTTGTGCGATTCGCATCTTGGCGTGACACGTCGTGATGTTTTGCGTGTGGGGGGAAGTGGAGCGCTGGGCCTCTCGCTCGGCTCGTTGCTGCAACTGCAATCGGCTCAAGCGAACACGAAGGTTCCAGTCGGTCGAGGTAAAGCCAAGAGCATCATCCTCTGCTATCTGCAAGGTGGTCCCAGTCATCTTGATCTTTGGGATCCAAAGGAGGGTGTGCCGGACAACGTGAAGTCCAGCTTCTCGAAGATCTCCACGAAGCTTCCTGGGGTCCAGTTCACCGAGCTGTTGCCTAAGCTGTCTCAGGTGATCGACAAAACAACATTGATTCGCTCAATGAGCTACACCCCAAATGGGTTGTTCAATCACACAGCAGCCATCTATCAAATGATGACCGGCTACACGACGGATAAAGTCAGTCCATCTGGTCAGTTGGAACCTCCCAGCCCGAAAGATTTCCCCAACTTCGGCTCAAACATCATTCGGCTCAAACCTGCAAACGAGCCGATGCTTCCCTTCGTGATGCTGCCACGTCCGCTTCAGGAAAGTAACGTGGTCGGTAAAGGGGGAACCGCAGGTTTTCTGGGCAAAGCGTTTGATCCATACACGCTCTACCCGCCGGGCGATGACATGGACAAGAAGAAGATGGACAAAATCAACGTCGCTGACCTCGAGATGCGAGCCGATGTTTATGGTGGACGCATGCAGCGACGAGCCCGGTTGCTCGATACGATCAATGCCGGGATGCCTGAAATTGATCGAGCTGTGAAAGACTACAAGCTCAATGAGTATTATGATCAGGCCTTAACCTTGATTTCTTCCGGTCGTGCCCGAGACGCCTTCTCCATTGAGCAGGAATCTCGCGAAACTCGTGATATGTATGGTCGTACAACATTTGGTCAAAGCTGTTTGCTTGCTCGTCGGCTCGTCGAAGCCGGAACACGAGTGGTGGAAGTTGTCTGGCCGAAAGTTGCCAACAGCGACAATCACTCTTGGGATGTTCATACCGGTCTGAGTGCCCGAATGAGAAACCAGTCAGGCCCCATGCTCGATACTGGTCTCTCTGCGTTAATTAACGACTTGGACGATCGTGGACTTCTCGAAGAAACGCTCGTCGTTGCAGTCGGAGAATTCGGGCGAAGCCCACAACGTGGAGTCAGTACCAGTGGAAACGGCAATAGCGACGATGGTCGTGATCACTGGCCATACTGTTACACCGCACTGATGGCTGGTGCTGGCATCAAGCGTGGCTATGTCCATGGACAAAGTGATAAAACCGCATCGGCTCCATTGGTCGATCCGGTTCATCCAGGCGAATTGCTCGCGACAATTTATGAATCGTTCGGAATCGCGCCTGAAACCATTGTCTACAACCACCTCAACCAACCGCGTGAACTGGTCAAGGCGGAATCGGTCTCGAAACTGTTCGCGTAG
- a CDS encoding DUF1549 domain-containing protein, which produces MTPNLHQLASFCLCFFTLSTGISTAVAQGAREVSYHEQIRPIFQANCQGCHQSAKAGGGYLVTSFSDVLKAGESGESAIQPGKPDKSYLIDQITPVDGEAAMPKGKKALSKHEIELIRTWIEQGAKDDSPKRTRAVYDKDHPPVYTRPPVVTSIDISPDGSILAVAGFHEVLLRSGDGEKLLGRLIGLSEQIESVAFSADGKRLAVAGGLPARTGEIQIWSVEDQKLELSIPISFDTVYGASWSPDGKMVAVGCSDNIVRGFDTTTGEQVFFNGAHSDWPLNTVFSADGSQIVSVGRDMSTKLYQVETERFIDNVTSITPGALKGGLSALAGHPERDEVLVGGSDGVPGIYRMNRLTKRVIGDNANLIRRYPEMKGRIFSVAYSPGGKKIAAGSSLNGRGQVFTYAADFNPGLPDEIRKIVETRTQAQTPEQKKTLEDYVTAGTEIATQTEIPTGVFAVAFSADGKSVIAAGGDGLLRFINTENGEVTKTISPVEIDANDADASREIATVQGDDALIGEESLPTGTILESLEVAPSSVTLSGKYDYVQLLVTGILDSGDRVDVTRMSTIQVNGEAVTVSPLGRVLFHAPGQSEVVISLGEESVKVPVTVAASDASTKTSFVQDVNPVLSRLGCNQGTCHGAKDGKNGFKLSLRGYDPLYDVRAFTDDLKSRRTNVASPDNSLMLLKSSGAVPHVGGQLTTPGEPYYEIIRKWISEGCQLDVTDPKVASISLQPENPVIQDLGGRQQFRVIATYVDGSSKDVTREAYIESSNTEVADVNRVGVVTAIRRGEAPILARFEGAYAATTLTAMGDRAGFVWEEPETWTEADKFVAEKWQRMKIAPSGLCTDEEFVRRVFLDLTGLPPSTEQLETFLADQSPTRQKRDALVDQLVGSEAFVDYWTNKWADLLQVNRKFLGVEGAKNFRAWIRERVKNNVPYDQFSYEILTASGSNKVNPAASYYKILREPTEIMENTTHLFLGVRFNCNKCHDHPFERWTQDQYYETAAFFAQVGLKRDPENAAGNLGGTAVEGAKPLWEVVFDKTEGDVIHDRTQAVTAPNVPYDRELELPKDASRRENLAKWITSAENDYFARSYVNRVWGYLMGIGLIEPLDDIRAGNPASNPELLDHLTNGFVESGFNVQELMKTICKSRAYQLSVATNEWNQDDNTNYSHAVLKRLPAEVLYDSVYTVTGAKMQIPGVPEGTRAAAIPDSGIELKDGFLANLGRPVRESACECERSSDLQLGPVMALMNGPTVNSAISQEGNAIAKLVETVSDDRQLVDQLFMRILNRSATDREIDATLEVYKSLQSGHQKLVAEFEKYSAEIAPIVAEKEAKRQASIKAAEAKLAKYIEDSKPANEAAAKAREKKIAAAQKAIDDHLATAPERIKEWEKTVEASGTPWAAVEFTNLKTTTGAKLEAQDDLSVFASGPNNKKGNYLISGKTVLKTLTGLKLEALTDDRLPKRGPGRAAGGNFVLSELTVQAWPVGKPDQKQTLKLKNAQADFSQGGYSVASAIDGKQPTAGNGWALSPKTGENHTATFELETPLTFDEEIVLHLTMSQRYQDNTHTIGKFRVSVTDAMVPVNFGNPRILVEVVNKPLEERTDEEKAGLLTYFNEQDSELQKRKKALVAANLPIRPDPQRVAIQSELDDRKKPQPEDPKFARLKRAVSLSEQQLKNSRLTTAQDLAWALINSPAFLFNR; this is translated from the coding sequence ATGACTCCCAACCTGCATCAGCTCGCTTCTTTTTGCCTCTGTTTTTTCACTCTCTCCACCGGGATCTCCACTGCCGTCGCGCAGGGGGCTCGTGAAGTCAGCTACCACGAACAGATTCGTCCGATCTTCCAGGCGAACTGTCAGGGCTGCCATCAATCGGCGAAAGCTGGCGGTGGGTACTTGGTGACATCGTTTTCCGATGTCCTGAAAGCTGGAGAGAGTGGCGAGAGTGCTATTCAACCCGGCAAGCCAGACAAGAGTTACCTGATCGATCAGATTACTCCCGTCGATGGTGAGGCAGCGATGCCAAAGGGAAAGAAAGCATTATCGAAGCATGAAATTGAACTGATTCGAACCTGGATCGAGCAAGGAGCAAAAGACGATTCTCCTAAAAGAACCAGAGCTGTCTACGACAAAGACCATCCGCCAGTTTACACACGTCCACCGGTTGTGACCTCGATCGACATCTCTCCGGATGGGTCCATTCTGGCAGTGGCAGGCTTTCACGAAGTCTTGCTTCGCTCCGGCGATGGAGAAAAATTACTTGGGCGACTGATCGGCCTTTCGGAACAAATTGAATCGGTCGCCTTCTCCGCGGACGGAAAGCGACTGGCTGTCGCTGGGGGTCTGCCAGCACGAACGGGTGAAATTCAAATCTGGTCCGTCGAGGATCAGAAACTGGAACTCTCAATTCCGATTTCCTTCGATACCGTTTACGGGGCAAGTTGGTCGCCAGATGGGAAAATGGTCGCTGTCGGGTGTAGTGACAACATCGTTCGAGGGTTTGATACGACGACCGGCGAGCAAGTCTTCTTCAACGGAGCTCACAGCGACTGGCCGCTTAATACCGTCTTCTCTGCGGATGGTTCTCAAATTGTCTCTGTTGGTCGAGATATGTCGACCAAACTTTATCAGGTCGAAACGGAACGCTTCATTGATAATGTCACTTCCATTACTCCGGGTGCTCTGAAAGGAGGACTCTCCGCCTTAGCAGGTCACCCTGAGCGTGACGAAGTCCTCGTCGGCGGGTCTGATGGAGTCCCCGGGATCTACCGCATGAATCGGCTCACGAAGCGAGTCATCGGTGACAACGCAAACCTGATCCGTCGATATCCCGAAATGAAGGGTCGTATTTTCTCCGTTGCGTATTCTCCAGGCGGAAAGAAGATCGCCGCTGGATCGAGCCTCAACGGTCGTGGTCAGGTCTTTACATACGCAGCTGATTTTAATCCAGGTTTGCCGGATGAAATTAGGAAGATTGTCGAAACGCGAACGCAAGCTCAAACTCCGGAACAGAAGAAAACACTCGAAGATTATGTGACAGCCGGGACAGAGATCGCTACGCAAACTGAAATCCCCACCGGCGTTTTCGCTGTTGCCTTCAGTGCGGATGGAAAATCAGTGATCGCTGCCGGGGGAGATGGATTGCTTCGATTCATCAATACTGAAAACGGTGAGGTGACAAAAACCATTTCACCGGTCGAGATCGACGCGAATGATGCCGATGCCTCCCGCGAAATCGCCACAGTTCAAGGAGATGATGCACTGATTGGGGAAGAGTCCCTCCCAACGGGGACCATCCTTGAATCGCTTGAAGTCGCTCCGAGCTCTGTGACATTGAGTGGAAAGTATGACTACGTTCAGCTTCTCGTCACTGGAATTCTGGATTCCGGTGACCGTGTTGATGTCACTCGCATGTCAACGATTCAAGTTAACGGCGAAGCGGTGACGGTCTCTCCGTTGGGGAGAGTCTTGTTTCATGCACCGGGACAAAGTGAAGTTGTTATCTCACTCGGAGAAGAGTCTGTCAAAGTTCCTGTCACTGTCGCTGCGTCCGATGCCTCTACGAAAACCAGCTTTGTACAGGATGTCAATCCAGTCCTTTCCCGACTCGGTTGCAATCAGGGAACCTGTCACGGTGCGAAAGATGGAAAGAACGGGTTCAAACTCTCGTTGCGAGGGTACGATCCACTTTATGATGTACGTGCTTTTACTGACGATCTGAAATCACGCAGAACGAATGTCGCTTCGCCCGACAACAGTTTAATGCTCTTGAAATCATCCGGCGCAGTCCCACATGTTGGTGGGCAACTCACTACCCCGGGCGAACCGTACTATGAAATCATTCGCAAATGGATTTCAGAAGGGTGTCAGCTTGATGTCACTGATCCGAAAGTTGCTTCCATTTCACTGCAACCAGAGAATCCGGTCATTCAAGACCTTGGCGGACGTCAACAGTTCCGAGTCATCGCGACGTATGTTGATGGATCATCGAAGGACGTCACTCGGGAAGCTTACATCGAGAGCAGTAACACCGAAGTTGCTGACGTCAATCGCGTTGGAGTCGTTACGGCAATTCGGCGCGGCGAAGCCCCGATCCTGGCACGCTTCGAAGGGGCCTATGCTGCAACAACGCTGACAGCTATGGGAGACCGTGCTGGCTTCGTTTGGGAAGAACCTGAAACCTGGACAGAAGCGGACAAGTTTGTCGCTGAAAAATGGCAGCGAATGAAGATCGCACCATCGGGGCTTTGCACCGATGAAGAGTTTGTTCGCCGAGTGTTTCTCGATCTGACAGGACTTCCGCCCAGTACAGAACAGCTTGAAACGTTCCTTGCTGACCAATCTCCAACGCGGCAAAAACGTGATGCCCTAGTGGATCAACTTGTCGGGTCTGAAGCCTTTGTTGATTACTGGACAAATAAATGGGCTGATCTTCTTCAAGTGAACCGCAAGTTTCTTGGGGTTGAGGGAGCGAAGAACTTCCGTGCCTGGATTCGTGAACGTGTGAAGAACAACGTTCCGTACGATCAATTTTCCTACGAGATTCTCACTGCTTCCGGTTCAAACAAAGTGAACCCCGCTGCTTCGTACTACAAGATTTTACGTGAACCGACCGAGATTATGGAGAACACGACTCACCTGTTTTTGGGTGTGCGGTTCAACTGTAATAAATGCCACGACCATCCGTTCGAAAGATGGACGCAGGACCAGTACTACGAGACAGCTGCTTTCTTTGCTCAAGTCGGTCTGAAACGTGACCCTGAAAACGCTGCCGGAAATCTTGGCGGAACAGCTGTTGAAGGAGCAAAACCTCTTTGGGAAGTGGTCTTCGACAAAACTGAAGGTGATGTGATTCACGATCGAACACAGGCTGTCACAGCCCCGAATGTTCCGTATGATCGTGAACTCGAATTGCCGAAAGATGCGTCGCGACGCGAGAATCTTGCGAAGTGGATCACCTCTGCTGAGAACGATTACTTCGCTCGTTCCTACGTGAATCGAGTTTGGGGATATCTGATGGGAATCGGACTCATCGAACCTCTCGATGATATTCGAGCCGGCAACCCGGCTTCAAATCCCGAGTTGCTCGACCACCTGACAAACGGCTTCGTCGAGAGTGGATTCAACGTTCAGGAACTCATGAAGACCATTTGTAAATCGCGGGCTTATCAATTGAGTGTTGCCACCAACGAATGGAATCAGGACGATAATACGAACTACTCACACGCTGTTCTCAAGCGTCTCCCAGCTGAAGTCCTTTACGATTCAGTCTATACCGTTACGGGAGCGAAAATGCAGATTCCGGGAGTTCCGGAAGGGACTCGTGCCGCAGCGATTCCGGATTCAGGGATCGAGCTCAAAGATGGATTTCTCGCGAATCTGGGACGTCCGGTCCGTGAATCTGCGTGCGAATGTGAACGATCCTCCGATCTTCAGCTAGGCCCTGTGATGGCGCTCATGAATGGGCCAACCGTCAACTCAGCGATTTCCCAGGAAGGAAACGCCATCGCCAAGCTGGTTGAAACTGTCTCGGATGATCGGCAACTTGTCGACCAGCTGTTCATGAGAATCCTCAACCGGTCAGCGACTGATCGCGAGATTGATGCGACGCTGGAAGTTTACAAGTCGCTACAGTCCGGTCACCAGAAACTTGTCGCAGAGTTTGAAAAATACAGCGCAGAAATCGCCCCGATTGTTGCTGAGAAAGAAGCGAAACGGCAGGCCAGTATCAAAGCTGCCGAAGCGAAGTTGGCAAAGTATATTGAAGATTCCAAGCCGGCTAACGAAGCAGCAGCAAAAGCCCGCGAAAAGAAAATCGCAGCTGCTCAAAAAGCAATTGATGATCATCTTGCCACAGCTCCAGAGCGAATCAAGGAATGGGAGAAAACCGTTGAGGCTTCCGGAACTCCTTGGGCAGCGGTGGAGTTCACGAATCTGAAAACGACGACAGGTGCCAAGCTCGAAGCGCAGGATGATCTCTCTGTTTTCGCATCCGGACCGAACAATAAGAAAGGGAATTACCTGATCTCCGGGAAAACAGTTCTCAAAACGCTTACAGGCCTGAAGCTCGAAGCCCTCACCGACGATCGACTTCCAAAACGTGGACCCGGAAGAGCAGCAGGCGGGAACTTCGTCCTTTCAGAACTGACTGTCCAGGCTTGGCCTGTCGGGAAACCGGATCAGAAGCAGACACTCAAGTTGAAGAATGCACAAGCAGACTTCTCACAGGGTGGATACTCAGTCGCAAGTGCCATCGATGGAAAGCAGCCGACTGCTGGAAATGGTTGGGCACTTTCACCGAAAACCGGCGAGAACCATACCGCCACTTTCGAGCTGGAAACTCCGCTGACCTTTGACGAGGAGATTGTTCTGCACCTCACGATGTCTCAGCGATATCAGGACAACACTCACACGATCGGGAAATTCCGGGTCTCTGTGACCGATGCAATGGTTCCCGTCAATTTTGGAAACCCAAGAATTCTCGTTGAAGTCGTGAACAAACCTCTTGAAGAACGGACCGATGAAGAAAAAGCCGGTCTTCTCACTTACTTCAATGAGCAGGATTCTGAACTGCAAAAACGCAAGAAAGCCCTCGTGGCTGCAAACTTGCCCATCCGACCAGATCCGCAACGAGTTGCGATTCAAAGTGAACTCGATGACCGCAAGAAACCGCAACCGGAAGACCCGAAGTTTGCTCGTTTGAAACGTGCGGTTTCGCTCAGCGAACAACAATTAAAGAATAGCCGCCTGACGACAGCACAGGACCTTGCCTGGGCTTTAATTAACAGTCCGGCGTTCCTGTTCAATCGATAA
- a CDS encoding 2-phosphosulfolactate phosphatase, with amino-acid sequence MQVLREHILLNCLRDVLESQHVSIQFRENTGCMIPIQVSLLPSLSTLVDSGQITENNSGDVMPVAVMIDILRASTTIVHALANGASAILPCSSVEQAHELAHEPASSQNAPKRLLGGERHCQKIEGFDLDNSPFSYTPELVQDREIIFTTTNGTIALEHCRSASMILVGAFVNLSSLIDALVECGRPVHLMCAGTDRQLTAEDILFAGAVCDRLLSRPASEFEIADVQSQLALDFYRTRGLKRPDFEKTMLESLGAANLLRLGLEADVQRAMQVDLFKLVPVWNPATNRIAALP; translated from the coding sequence ATGCAAGTTTTGCGAGAACATATTCTACTGAATTGCCTCCGCGACGTCTTAGAATCGCAGCACGTTTCAATTCAGTTCCGAGAGAACACTGGCTGCATGATCCCGATTCAAGTTTCCTTACTACCATCACTTTCAACTCTTGTTGACTCCGGTCAGATTACCGAAAACAATTCGGGCGATGTGATGCCAGTCGCGGTGATGATTGACATCTTGCGGGCGTCGACAACGATTGTCCACGCTCTTGCGAACGGAGCCTCTGCCATTCTCCCTTGTTCCTCCGTTGAACAAGCACATGAACTGGCACACGAACCGGCGAGCTCACAAAACGCCCCCAAACGCCTACTTGGCGGAGAGAGACATTGTCAGAAGATCGAAGGATTCGATCTCGACAATTCTCCATTTTCTTACACGCCTGAACTCGTACAAGATCGAGAGATCATCTTTACAACGACCAACGGAACCATTGCGTTGGAACATTGTCGATCAGCAAGCATGATTCTGGTCGGTGCTTTCGTCAACTTGAGTTCTCTCATTGATGCTCTAGTGGAATGTGGTCGCCCTGTGCATCTCATGTGTGCTGGAACCGATCGTCAATTGACAGCTGAAGACATTTTGTTTGCAGGGGCGGTCTGTGATCGACTGCTGAGTCGACCTGCATCGGAATTCGAAATTGCCGACGTTCAATCACAACTAGCACTCGACTTCTATAGAACGCGCGGGCTGAAACGACCAGACTTTGAAAAAACAATGCTGGAAAGTCTGGGAGCCGCGAACTTACTCAGGCTCGGCCTCGAAGCTGATGTTCAGCGAGCAATGCAAGTCGACCTCTTCAAACTCGTCCCGGTATGGAACCCAGCGACGAATCGAATTGCTGCCCTTCCGTAA
- a CDS encoding multiheme c-type cytochrome: protein MKGAPWRRYLWGTPVLLLLVVSFLFPGEQTGENTVIAANPIVRQDTHPLNKDWLEVHWVIRKKCNGCHRPNTDQHDFSTYESLMGLTPHSDTPVVIPGNPEASPLWQYVNWNHNFDPNSDAPESPYMPPDKKEDYLTASQLDTLYRWIKNGALDYVLPDHCNTRPLLETDFVSAKECAQCHPRQYDEWSRSMHAYAQHSPVFEAFTLTMIERTGGTIGTFCTRCHTPIGVSIGENASMRNVHRSRISMEGVTCVVCHRLEKPFYKASGRLPVTPGLVNDGCTYGPFSDPVNPDGSVHDAASSNQLTKSSFCGSCHDVTSPQGVRLEEAFSEWQNSPAAKEGTSCQDCHMGPIPGVPVKSWERPFGKIAVVPGVDPSLLPDRPLSSHTFSGPDYSLLPDTEFPEKLDWMYEKDYRDTKNLTPHQKETLTLLRIKNRQQLAKARNERYTLLKNAAKISVDHPYRASPRDKMKIHVDVTSTTAGHNFPTGFTAERQVWVEVRLVDPYGKQVFASGDFDDNRDLRDEHSHAVEAGLLARDKHLLNFQSKFTVLTTQGTERSVIIPVNRDIRPINVIRPVDEPAQSFGRPSVFRIAKGSLPPLQTVGQSYPVKLPDQAGQYRLLVRLNYRNLPPALFDKIGISHLKHLIETVVIDEYQCVILVE from the coding sequence GTGAAAGGTGCGCCATGGCGGCGATATCTTTGGGGAACTCCCGTTCTTCTTCTGCTCGTCGTTTCTTTCCTGTTTCCGGGGGAGCAAACGGGTGAAAACACAGTCATCGCTGCGAATCCCATCGTCCGGCAGGATACCCATCCACTCAACAAGGATTGGCTGGAAGTTCACTGGGTGATTCGAAAGAAGTGCAATGGCTGTCATCGCCCGAATACCGATCAGCACGATTTCTCGACTTACGAATCTCTAATGGGTTTGACGCCTCATTCCGACACACCTGTCGTGATCCCCGGGAACCCGGAAGCGTCTCCTCTCTGGCAGTACGTCAACTGGAATCACAATTTTGATCCAAACTCAGACGCTCCTGAATCTCCCTATATGCCGCCGGACAAGAAAGAGGATTACCTGACCGCCAGTCAACTGGATACACTGTACCGCTGGATCAAAAACGGAGCCCTTGATTACGTGTTGCCGGACCACTGCAACACGCGTCCGTTGCTTGAGACGGATTTCGTTTCTGCGAAAGAGTGTGCCCAGTGCCATCCTCGCCAGTACGATGAATGGTCTCGATCAATGCACGCCTACGCTCAACACTCACCAGTGTTCGAAGCGTTCACTCTCACGATGATTGAACGGACCGGCGGAACCATCGGAACGTTTTGTACGCGCTGCCATACACCGATCGGAGTTTCCATCGGCGAGAATGCTTCGATGCGAAATGTTCATCGCTCGCGGATTTCGATGGAAGGGGTGACTTGTGTTGTTTGCCATCGACTTGAAAAGCCGTTCTACAAAGCAAGCGGCCGTTTGCCCGTCACTCCCGGACTCGTGAATGATGGCTGCACTTATGGTCCGTTCAGTGATCCAGTTAATCCAGATGGCTCGGTTCATGACGCAGCGAGCTCTAACCAGTTGACGAAATCATCATTCTGCGGGTCTTGTCATGATGTGACCAGCCCGCAAGGTGTTCGACTCGAAGAAGCCTTTAGTGAATGGCAAAACAGCCCGGCTGCCAAAGAAGGAACGTCGTGTCAGGATTGTCATATGGGACCGATTCCCGGCGTTCCGGTTAAATCGTGGGAGAGGCCTTTCGGGAAGATCGCAGTCGTTCCAGGAGTCGATCCATCCTTGCTTCCAGATCGTCCGCTTTCGAGCCATACGTTTTCCGGGCCAGACTATTCGCTGCTCCCGGATACCGAGTTTCCGGAGAAACTCGACTGGATGTACGAGAAGGATTACCGGGACACGAAGAATCTCACACCGCATCAAAAAGAGACGCTCACGCTCTTGAGGATCAAGAATCGTCAGCAACTCGCCAAGGCCAGAAACGAGCGTTACACGTTACTCAAAAACGCAGCCAAGATCAGTGTCGACCATCCCTATCGAGCCAGTCCACGCGACAAGATGAAAATTCACGTCGATGTTACCAGTACGACAGCTGGGCATAATTTCCCCACGGGATTCACGGCGGAAAGACAGGTCTGGGTTGAAGTCCGACTTGTCGACCCATACGGCAAGCAAGTTTTTGCATCGGGAGATTTTGACGACAACCGCGACCTCCGAGATGAGCACAGTCATGCAGTGGAAGCTGGGTTGCTCGCACGGGATAAGCATCTCCTGAATTTTCAGAGCAAATTCACCGTCCTCACAACACAGGGAACAGAACGGTCAGTCATCATTCCGGTGAACCGTGATATCCGCCCCATTAACGTGATTCGTCCAGTCGATGAACCTGCACAATCATTTGGGAGGCCATCCGTTTTTCGGATCGCCAAGGGAAGCCTGCCGCCACTGCAGACAGTCGGCCAGTCCTACCCAGTCAAGCTCCCGGATCAAGCTGGCCAGTACCGTTTGCTGGTCCGCCTGAACTATCGAAATTTGCCTCCCGCACTGTTCGACAAAATTGGAATCTCACACTTGAAACACCTCATCGAGACAGTCGTAATCGATGAGTATCAGTGTGTCATTCTGGTCGAATGA